Proteins encoded within one genomic window of Besnoitia besnoiti strain Bb-Ger1 chromosome II, whole genome shotgun sequence:
- a CDS encoding serine--tRNA ligase (encoded by transcript BESB_037700): MVWLSARFVPLFLPFCLLCSAPQQAGEAVSLAAHGASFSAAAARATSSAGPSWVRSGAFAPSLSPFCFLHGAPSQMSSRGRPRAAKGPGAIRRQWNLDPEEPQPLLAALCRSSLKGNAFESDSGSASDSCALTSHMRLRASRGRFADPPPCGIAVLPSTPAGRPASPNFQSPPAVWRIRLEAEGQAAVSPLSASSARAAARPSTTLFFRHAHGASPTLPVAPCREARRRTLTRICVCEATSTPAQGIKGGEDEASCGAPEEAHHEKREEASARDASQASRGRAEQGQGECSGAKSEELAQLRRTGEEISGSGGVQEKERLHMMSPRHLAERGDEVLQVLRKRHEPEALVNAAQNLIANLLPAHRRLQKEAWQKATERRQRAAAAFAASQKAANEQGSETREEKSMLTVLHRKAVETRAAAAIRVQELRSCEEKIRDIVKRLPNALDSRVPSGVDARDSKEVDRWWPPSLSVPPPPAPSGSGFSASPSRSSSPRSRHGEGGATRSGQKDGGGGDGRSVRGSFTTCHTSAEDDTCAQAGTASVPQSSEPSSASSPRPADHWALLAALNASTDGEATTRMAGRRHSALQGLVARLHRALKNFFVDSLLSLDLGRGRGFVEVGVPPLIVSRSTLEGTGQLPRLEDGLFALPAEPKSQIATEDAFLIPTAEVPLVGFYRQKRIPEEDLPIRLVAATPCFRREDGTYGRWNRGLLRQQVFEKVEAVVICTPEQAEAEHARLREIGKMLLKQLEIPFREVLLCSGDMGAAAALCYDLEAWLPSLQGFLEVSSISNCWDYQARRLSVKYQPARQSSRRKQADNAEAEPGSDGEQAKASGKLPARFCYTLNGSALAVGRTLVALIESHQFTREVNGKRVHGVRIPAPLRPYLLGISEILEEPTAGVS, from the exons ATGGTTTGGCTTTCTGCACGCTTCGTTCCTCTTTTTCTACCCTTCTGTTTGCTCTGCTCGGCTCCTCAGCAGGCTGGCGAGGCAGTCAGTCTTGCCGCGCACGGAGCTTCCTtcagcgcagctgccgcgcgggcgacctCTTCAGCAGGCCCTTCATGGGTTCGCTCTGGCGCGTTTGCcccatctctctctcccttctgttttcttcatggcgcgccgtcgcagaTGTCTTCTCGTGGTCGCCCCAGAGCCGCCAAGGGACCGGGCGCAATTCGTCGTCAGTGGAACCTAGATccggaggagccgcagccATTGTTGGCTGCGCTCTGTCGCTCTTCCTTGAAAGGAAATGCGTTTGAATCCGATTCTGGGTCCGCGTCAGACTCCTGCGCGCTTACGTCGCACATGCGTTTGCGTGCGTCTCGAGGCCGCTTCGCCGATCCTCCTCCCTGCGGAATCGCCGTGCTGCCCTCTACACCCGCTGGACGGCCTGCAAGTCCCAATTTTCAGAGTCCTCCAGCCGTGTGGCGCATACGGCTGGAAGCAGAAGGCCAGGCAGCAGTTTCGCCCTTGTCTGCCTCGAgcgcacgcgctgccgcgagaCCTTCCACGACCCTCTTCTTTCGGCATGCACatggcgcctcgccgacgctCCCCGTCGCGCCCTGCCGCGAAGCACGCAGAAGAACGCTGACTCGGATATGTGTGTGCGAGGCGACTAGCACGCCTGCTCAGGGCATCAAAgggggagaggacgaagcaTCTTGCGGCGCTCCGGAGGAAGCGCATCACGAGAAAcgtgaggaggcgagcgcgcgcgatgCCAGTCAAGCAAGCAGGGGGAGGGCCGAACAAGGACAGGGAGAGTGTAGTGGCGCAAAATccgaggagctcgcgcaACTACGCCGAACTGGCGAAGAGATaagcggaagcggcggcgtacaagaaaaagagagactgCACATGATGAGCCCACGGCATCTTGCAGAGAGGGGCGATGAGGTGCTGCAAGTCCTCCGCAAACGTCACGAGCCTGAGGCTCTCGTCAATGCAGCCCAGAATCTTATCG CGAATCTCCTCCCGGCACATCGCCGTCTGCAGAAGGAAGCTTGGCAAAAAGCCAcggagcgccgccagcgcgcggctgccgccttcgcggcatCCCAGAAGGCCGCAAACGAGCAAGGCAGCGAGACCAGAGAAG AGAAATCTATGCTGACGGTTCTGCACCGAAAG GCCGTCgaaacgcgcgcggctgcagccatCCGGGTCCAGGAACTTCGCAGTTGTGAAGAGAAAATTCGAGATATTGTGAAGCGACTCCCAAATGCGCTGGACAGCCGA GTTCCCTCTGGTGTCGATGCTCGAGATAGTAAGGAAGTTGACCGCTGGTGGCCTCCGTCTCTGTctgtgccgccgcctcccgctcCGTCGGGTTCCggtttttctgcttcgccttctcgttcttcgtcgcctcgttCTCGCCACGGCGAGGGGGGCGCCACGCGATCCGGACAGAAGGACGgaggtggaggcgacggccgaaGCGTGCGCGGGAGCTTCACCACCTGCCACACGTCAGCTGAAGACGACACTTGTGCACAGGCCGGAACTGCCTCTGTTCCGCAGAGCTCGGAGCCttcctcggcttcctcgcctcgcccggcAGATCACTGggccctcctcgcggctctaAATGCCTcgacagacggcgaggcaaCGACGCGGATGGCGGGCAGGCGGCACTCCGCCCTGCAGGGCCTCGTGGCACGCCTCCACAGAGCACTCAAGAACTTCTTCGTCGACTCCCTGCTGTCCCTAGACCTTGGACGAGGCCGGGGCTTCGTCGAGGTTGGCGTTCCGCCTCTCATTGTCAG TCGATCTACTCTCGAGGGCACCGGTCAATTGCCTCGTCTCGAGGACGGTCTGTTTGCTCTCCCTGCTGAACCAAAAAGCCAA ATTGCGACTGAGGACGCCTTCCTCATTCCCACAGCTGAAGTCCCGCTCGTCGGATTCTACAG ACAGAAGCGAATTCCCGAAGAGGATTTGCCGATACGTCttgtcgcggcgacgccttgTTTCAG GCGCGAGGATGGGACTTATGGGCGCTGGAaccgcggccttcttcggcAACAAGTCTTTGAAAAAGTCGAGGCAGTGGTGATTTGCACGCCAGAGCAGGCGGAGGCTGAGCACGCGCGACTCCGAGAAATTGGCAAAATGCTTCTCAA GCAACTGGAGATTCCTTTTCGCGAAGTCCTCCTCTGTAGCGGAGATATgggtgcggcggccgcgctgtGTTACGACCTGGAG GCGTGGCTTCCGAGCCTCCAGGGGTTCCTTGAGGTCTCCTCCATCTCGAACTGCTGGGACTATCAG GCCCGTCGTCTCTCCGTGAAGTATCAGCCAGCGCGACAGAGTTCTCGGCGGAAGCAGGCCGACAACGCGGAAGCGGAGCCaggaagcgacggcgaacagGCGAAAGCCTCAGGAAAACTTCCAGCACGCTTCTGCTACACTCTGAACGGCTCAGCTCTGGCTGTAGGGAGGACGCTAGTTGCGCTGATCGAAAGCCACCAG TTCACCAGGGAAGTCAACGGCAAACGCGTGCACGGCGTGCGGATACCAGCCCCGCTTCGACCCTACCTCTTAGGGATCTCAGAGATCTTAGAGGAACCGACGGCGGGAGTTTCTTGA
- a CDS encoding hypothetical protein (encoded by transcript BESB_037680) — MPSDDPPAADGSFLSSEKSYLPVELHGIDPDRGRFRTGDREELTQEACQSAHDKAETWRSSDDCVRLMQVRNSVQVDENFPGATLNSRESQSSIDAAEKQLEPASATATGSGERHVKSYILKRHVEEFHPAEKKGMEELCQGVDVKAFQDPDDQIRQRGVEKEEILQFVGGEERSGDASESLERTGQSPTGLKEESAPESFSSLEEAFLASLHVISDLREAVQLLLSVRLTHASGTAPENTLGEHQAKQATERAAQIAARTATFSCLPHAYEALLSGARDANIGEHAFESDPVCSSNQTHMTEMQGADSSAEERDSVKHGLDATASLCELASARSTYLPQTLRGRVHSSGSLECCSHALNRDYELSVCKALLMLQNLDGPDERSSSGLNSSIGMAPYWSQEFSSSDSAHPNHRNQDIQAERCLNGASLRSGPRHSRPKLERRDTQRSGMEASSPAAVSPTTKKHHLSEAERVSGSNSPSVCLSHALLESAMKNRVGATYIMEMLLKVRLLRQAHLMMRADLLMMRKQQGLQQQRLSRALQEAVKRHESERDSLMSRLQKLAWLLQKK; from the exons ATGCCGTCCGATGACCCGCCCGCTGCTGACGGCAGCTTCCTGTCTTCAGAGAAATCATATCTGCCTGTGGAACTGCATGGAATCGACCCAGATCGTGGACGGTTTCGTACGGGCGACCGTGAAGAGCTTACACAAGAGGCTTGCCAGTCTGCTCACGATAAAGCAGAGACGTGGAGGTCTTCCGACGATTGTGTGCGGCTGATGCAAGTTCGAAATTCCGTTCAGGTCGACGAAAATTTTCCCGGTGCAACACTAAATTCAAGGGAGAGTCAGAGTTCCATAGACGCGGCTGAGAAACAGCTCGAGCCGGCGTCTGCAACGGCAACTgggagcggagagaggcatGTTAAGTCATACATTCTCAAGCGTCATGTGGAGGAATTTCACcccgcagaaaaaaagggTATGGAAGAGCTCTGCCAAGGCGTAGATGTGAAGGCATTCCAGGATCCTGATGACCAAATTcgacagcgcggcgtcgagaaagaagagataCTACAGTTTGTTGGAGGTGAAGAAAGATCGGGAGACGCGTCAGAAAGCCTCGAGAGAACAGGGCAGTCACCGACCGGATTGAAAGAGGAGTCTGCCCCTGAATCTTTCTCATCTTTAGAAGAAGCATTCTTGGCGAGCCTGCATGTCATTTCGGATCTCAGGGAGGCAGTTCAGTTGTTGCTGAGCGTTCGCTTGACGCATGCCAGTGGAACTGCGCCGGAGAATACATTGGGGGAACACCAGGCTAAGCAAGCAACTGAGCGAGCAGCCCAAATTGCGGCCAGGACAGCTACTTTCAGCTGCCTACCTCACGCCTATGAAGCACTGCTATCTGGTGCTAGGGACGCCAATATTGGCGAACATGCTTTTGAAAGCGACCCTGTATGTTCATCGAATCAGACGCACATGACAGAGATGCAGGGAGCCGACTCTTCTGCGGAAGAGCGGGACTCTGTGAAACACGGACTTGATGCTACCGCTTCCCTGTGCGAGCTCGCATCCGCGAGAAGTACGTATCTCCCCCAGACCCTACGCGGCCGCGTGCACAGCAGTGGCTCACTAGAATGCTGCAGCCACGCCCTCAATCGTGACTATGAACTCTCTGTGTGTAAGGCTCTCCTCATGCTGCAGAACCTCGACGGGCCGGATGAACGCAGCTCTTCGGGACTAAACTCATCCATTGGTATGGCACCATACTGGTCGCAAGAGTTCAGTTCATCTGACAGCGCGCACCCAAACCACCGAAACCAAGACATCCAGGCGGAGCGCTGTCTTAATGGTGCGTCACTGCGGTCAGGCCCACGACATTCCAGACCGAAACTAGAGAGACGAGATACACAACGGAGCGGCATGGAGGCGAGTTCGCCAGCTGCTGTGTCTCCGACGACTAAAAAACACCACCTGTCGGAGGCAGAGCGGGTGTCTGGATCAAACTCACCTTCGGTGTGTCTATCACATGCGTTGCTTGAATCAGCGATGAAGAATCGCGTTGGCGCAACCTACATCATGGAAATGCTCCTGAAGGTCCGACTACTACGGCAAGCGCATCTGATGATGCGGGCGGACCTGCTGATGATGCGGAAACAGCAAGGacttcagcagcagcggctcagCCGAGCCCTTCAAGAGGCTGTGAAGCGCCATG AGTCAGAGAGGGATTCCTTGATGAGCCGCTTGCAGAAGCTCGCGTGGCTGCTACAAAAGAAATGA
- a CDS encoding pyrroline-5-carboxylate reductase (encoded by transcript BESB_037690), whose amino-acid sequence MAERLRKKIGFVGAGTMAFALAKGFTLSNRVLPSEISMLVRNETKRTLAIENGYLAVHKPEELGPMDIIFICVSAAEALGLLRTFASVIDGSRQLIISIAVGVSLSKLVETITVEKEKLGQKVQGNRRIARLLPNVACQSGHGVSVFCLGPDCSHDDAKTIMALLTTCGVCYRIDEGYMDASAALAGSGPAFVFTLLEALSDAGVKNGLPRAVASGLAIDTVKGSSELARSRQAVKTLGELKEETIWPGGATIMGLAALERYGFANSVIQAVEQSMIPAEPDADLL is encoded by the exons ATGGCGGAAAGACTACGAAAAAAGATCG GATTTGTAGGAGCGGGTACAATGGCGTTCGCCCTGGCCAAAGGTTTCACGCTGTCAAACCGTGTGCTGCCTTCGGAAATATCCATGCTTGTGCGTAATGAAACTAAAAGGACTTTGGCCATCGAGAACGGTTACCTTGCTGTGCACAAACCAGAAGAG CTCGGGCCGATGGACATCATATTCATATGCGtcagcgccgcagaagcacTTGGCTTATTGAGAACTTTCGCCTCAGTCATTGATGGAAGCCGGCAGCTGATCATTTCCATCGCAGTGGGAGTCTCACTCTCCAAACTCGTGGAGACTATAACGGTagagaaggaaaaactcGGCCAGAAGGTTCAAGGGAATCGGCGTATTGCTCGGCTCCTCCCTAATGTCGCCTGCCAGTCGGGCCATGGCGTGAGTGTTTTCTGTCTTGGTCCTGACTGCTCccacgacgacgcgaagaCCATAATGGCTCTTTTAACTACATGTGGCGTCTGCTACCGTATCGATGAAGGATACATGGACGCATCAGCTGCACTGGCAGGGTCGG GCCCTGCTTTCGTGTTCACTCTTCTGGAAGCCCTCAGTGACGCCGGCGTCAAGAA TGGCCTCCCGCGGGCTGTTGCGTCGGGCCTCGCAATCGACACGGTGAAAGGGAGCTCAGAATTGGCGCGCTCGAGACAGGCTGTAAAGACGCTAGGGGAATTGAAAGAGGAGACAATCTGGCCGGGGGGGGCCACTATCATGGGCCTGGCAGCGCTTGAGCGATATGGTTTTGCCAACTCGG TGATTCAAGCAGTAGAGCAGTCTATGATACCAGCCGAGCCCGACGCTGACCTCCTCTGA
- a CDS encoding Toxoplasma gondii family D protein (encoded by transcript BESB_037670): MKVACGSALVGLLLGAAVPAAYAGPHGGHKPQKKGGYTTTTTLAPNPLETRTECFQVPYSVEKTCYKDEHVSRPYTCPSSYSEEVCSTQLREAQDSCTQLVKKEVQYQCPKATKQTLCSQIPVTLNKTCKKQVTNKIPSSCPKMVTVPECEIQARPTQDVCHESEAYTQEYDCWGSELHRECEVDMRVIESQCNRVVDSPVPYEYEDTIVERVCSTKLHTKEGQCKKTILTEEQYPCPETKWEKRCFESSKLVQEPCQKPIVAQETYDCSETKRESVTKTCSRRVPKKAKVERCLPAKEHHKKLRRLGPAKKGGNCFLEEVISEEIESYPCTEDVVVAVPKICTRDVQKTISDLCPKQVPDTQCSMESVLVPKMCARKITKEVDVPCHAQAQQEVCQDVPRKVKRQGYRFEKKNETFPCQKHEFEERCYDVKKPAKNVCAATLFRTVEKPCARQEFQEVCKDVEQIIAQPCLEEKRSEIEVPCPEQSIEEKCIHVPVYEMGTCTTVIQEAVEAPCAKQEPVLHCEEKPLERAGTCFRKETIQVPYTCYETAYEEKCVHLPVTGKPLPPLRRSSRSTVLHVNDSAFIPSLCSGSF, encoded by the coding sequence ATGAAAGTTGCTTGTGGTTCCGCCCTCGTCGGCCTGCTGCTGGGAGCAGCTGTTCCTGCTGCGTATGCTGGACCTCATGGCGGTCACAAGCCTCAGAAGAAAGGCGGCTATACGACTACTACGACTCTAGCTCCCAATCCACTGGAAACGCGCACGGAATGCTTCCAGGTTCCATACAGTGTCGAGAAGACGTGCTACAAGGACGAGCACGTTTCCCGCCCCTACACTTGCCCGTCGTCGTACAGTGAAGAAGTGTGCAGCACCCAATTGAGGGAGGCGCAAGACTCGTGTACGCAGCTAGTGAAAAAGGAGGTTCAATATCAGTgcccgaaggcgacgaaacAAACGCTGTGCTCCCAGATCCCCGTGACGCTCAACAAAACGTGCAAGAAGCAGGTCACGAACAAGATCCCTAGTTCGTGCCCGAAGATGGTGACTGTCCCCGAGTGCGAAATTCAGGCCAGGCCCACGCAGGACGTTTGCCACGAGTCCGAAGCGTACACACAGGAGTACGACTGCTGGGGATCTGAACTGCACCGCGAATGCGAAGTGGACATGCGCGTCATTGAGTCGCAGTGCAACCGCGTTGTCGATTCGCCGGTACCGTACGAGTACGAGGACACAATTGTCGAGAGGGTCTGCTCCACGAAACTCCATACCAAGGAGGGGCAGTGCAAGAAGACCATCTTGACTGAAGAACAGTATCCGTGCCCAGAGACAAAGTGGGAGAAAAGATGTTTCGAGTCGTCCAAGCTTGTGCAGGAGCCTTGCCAAAAGCCCATCGTGGCGCAGGAGACTTATGACTGCagcgagacgaagcgagAATCAGTCACGAAGACCTGCTCGCGTCGGGTCCCCAAGAAGGCCAAGGTGGAGAGATGCCTGCCGGCAAAGGAACATCACAAGAAGCTGAGACGCCTGGGTCCCGCGAAAAAAGGCGGCAACTGTTTCCTCGAGGAAGTCATCTCCGAGGAGATCGAGTCGTACCCCTGCACAGAAGACGTTGTTGTCGCAGTTCCGAAGATCTGCACACGAGATGTTCAGAAGACAATCTCTGATTTGTGCCCCAAGCAGGTGCCCGACACACAATGCAGTATGGAGTCGGTCCTGGTCCCCAAGATGTGCGCTCGGAAGATCACCAAGGAGGTTGACGTTCCATgccacgcgcaggcgcagcaagAGGTGTGCCAGGATGTTCCGCGCAAGGTCAAGAGGCAGGGATACAGGttcgagaagaagaacgagacATTCCCTTGCCAGAAACACGAGTTCGAGGAGCGGTGCTACGATGTCAAGAAACCAGCGAAGAACGTCTGCGCTGCAACGCTCTTCAGAACGGTCGAGAAGCCATGCGCTCGCCAGGAGTTCCAGGAAGTGTGCAAGGACGTCGAGCAAATCATCGCTCAGCCTTGTCTGGAGGAGAAGCGATCGGAAATTGAAGTACCTTGCCCCGAGCAGAGCATCGAGGAGAAGTGTATCCACGTTCCGGTGTACGAGATGGGTACATGCACCACTGTCATCCAGGAGGCAGTCGAGGCACCGTGCGCCAAGCAGGAGCCAGTGTTGCACTGCGAGGAGAAACCACTGGAACGGGCTGGCACATGCTTCCGAAAGGAGACCATTCAGGTGCCGTACACCTGCTATGAGACTGCCTACGAGGAGAAGTGCGTTCACCTCCCCGTCACGGGCAAGCCCTTGCCCCCCCTGCGAAGAAGCTCTAGATCAACAGTGCTACATGTGAATGACAGTGCCTTCATTCCATCACTGTGTTCTGGGTCCTTTTGA